A part of Legionella sainthelensi genomic DNA contains:
- a CDS encoding phosphatase PAP2 family protein → MLVVALLVISYVLIATFILIISNSEQKKLRHFYILINCFIILWEVFPFLKPIDSYVLKIVYDWLPLMLLPLFYRETEILTTALNKIHYDDQFIHFERKYCKWVMNFHHNNRGNSLVLSEFLHLCYLFFYLFIYGVPLFFYLRQEFVAFYECQFAILLLLFSCYVTHSIIPVCGPRNIFEKIKDRRSHGIIFRATHKLLQDGSATGTAFPSGHTGVASVILLTTGYLHTPLFYYILPFGIGLIISTIYGRFHYVIDMVFGFLYALIAFLIATSLASYY, encoded by the coding sequence ATGTTAGTAGTAGCTCTTTTGGTGATTAGTTATGTTCTTATAGCAACTTTTATCTTAATAATATCTAATTCGGAACAAAAAAAATTACGCCATTTTTACATCCTCATAAATTGCTTTATTATTTTATGGGAGGTTTTTCCGTTTTTAAAACCGATTGATTCATATGTTTTAAAAATTGTATACGATTGGCTTCCTTTAATGCTTTTGCCTCTATTTTATAGAGAAACAGAGATACTTACGACTGCATTGAATAAAATTCATTATGATGATCAATTCATCCATTTTGAGCGCAAATATTGTAAGTGGGTGATGAATTTTCATCATAATAATCGTGGAAATTCATTGGTGCTCTCGGAATTTCTTCATTTATGCTATTTATTTTTTTATTTATTTATATATGGCGTACCCTTATTTTTTTATCTGAGACAAGAATTTGTAGCATTCTATGAATGTCAATTTGCTATCCTATTATTACTTTTTTCATGTTATGTCACACACAGTATTATTCCAGTTTGCGGGCCTCGTAATATTTTTGAAAAAATTAAGGATCGACGCAGTCATGGTATTATCTTTAGAGCAACGCATAAATTATTACAGGATGGCTCAGCTACAGGCACAGCGTTTCCTAGTGGCCATACGGGAGTGGCCTCTGTAATCTTGTTAACTACAGGATATTTGCATACCCCACTATTTTATTACATTTTACCTTTTGGAATAGGATTGATAATTAGTACTATTTATGGAAGATTTCATTACGTCATTGATATGGTATTTGGATTTTTGTATGCATTAATTGCTTTTTTAATAGCAACATCGCTAGCATCTTATTATTAA
- a CDS encoding CDP-alcohol phosphatidyltransferase family protein: MIKEKSRVWQKTSMLLGAFFAKYSPFPAGFYTINSLILATIAVFCSYYHYYVIAILLFLLAGIFDVIDGSVARARNKASSLGAFVDGTIDRFVDFAIIFSYFFVILKPFI, from the coding sequence ATGATAAAAGAAAAATCACGGGTTTGGCAAAAAACGTCAATGCTTCTCGGTGCGTTTTTTGCAAAATATAGTCCTTTTCCTGCAGGATTTTATACAATAAACTCTTTAATCTTAGCGACAATTGCTGTTTTTTGCTCTTATTATCATTATTACGTTATTGCCATTTTGCTTTTTCTTTTAGCGGGTATTTTTGATGTGATTGATGGTTCAGTCGCACGAGCTCGCAATAAAGCATCGAGCTTAGGAGCATTTGTGGACGGAACGATTGATCGCTTTGTCGATTTCGCAATTATTTTTTCTTATTTTTTTGTAATATTAAAGCCTTTTATTTAA
- a CDS encoding SDR family NAD(P)-dependent oxidoreductase, giving the protein MNKKTILITGASRGIGKQLALQYASADVNLILIARDLKKLMPVAQYCQEQGAHTIYESINVQDTCLLKEFIIDVDSKTPIDLVIANAGVSSTLQANWQPEKEEDVSQVIAINLQGTMNTVNPLIPKMMARKKGQIAMMSSIAGLRGLPQSPSYCASKAALHIYGQSLRAWLIRYQIHVNVICPGYVKTDMSDRLTGLKPFLVPCEKAAKIIQKGLLKNKASIVFPLPLHWLIKLSQLLPSRPVDAILNRFESYINY; this is encoded by the coding sequence ATGAATAAAAAGACAATATTAATTACAGGCGCAAGTCGTGGTATAGGCAAGCAATTAGCACTCCAATATGCCTCAGCAGATGTAAATTTAATCCTGATTGCCAGAGATCTTAAAAAACTGATGCCTGTTGCCCAATATTGCCAGGAGCAAGGAGCTCATACGATTTATGAAAGCATTAATGTCCAGGATACCTGTTTGTTAAAAGAATTCATTATCGATGTCGATAGCAAAACACCTATTGATTTGGTCATTGCTAATGCTGGAGTCTCTTCAACGTTACAAGCGAATTGGCAACCTGAAAAGGAAGAGGATGTTAGCCAAGTAATTGCCATTAATTTGCAAGGGACTATGAATACAGTAAATCCATTGATTCCCAAAATGATGGCACGAAAAAAAGGACAGATCGCCATGATGAGCTCCATTGCTGGATTACGCGGCCTACCCCAATCGCCAAGCTACTGTGCCAGTAAAGCTGCTCTTCATATATACGGCCAATCCTTGCGTGCCTGGCTTATACGATACCAAATCCATGTTAATGTGATTTGTCCTGGTTATGTAAAGACAGATATGTCGGATAGGCTTACCGGACTTAAACCGTTCTTAGTTCCCTGCGAAAAAGCTGCAAAAATTATTCAAAAAGGGTTACTAAAGAATAAAGCATCTATTGTCTTTCCATTGCCTTTACACTGGCTTATCAAATTGTCGCAATTACTTCCCTCAAGACCTGTGGATGCAATTTTAAATCGATTTGAATCCTATATTAATTATTAA
- a CDS encoding glycosyltransferase family 2 protein, with translation MERLLNFMEKNFIINQLSLNFLGFYKKKKLISKLHQQLKLFFLKNEKLEFIVSAEPDISVILVLYNQAQFTLECLRLIQQQRNISYEIVIIDNSSSDLTHSLLSCCHNVVVVKNAQNVGFLQAANQGAQIAKGKNLLFLNNDIWQLNPDAFAIALSTLNRDSNVGAIGGKIILPNGSLQEAGVFVSQEGIHQYGRGKKPDIFEVNFQRHVDYCSGLFLLTPKHLFQNLGGFDERYSPAYCEDCDYCVRVNLAGFKVLYEPRIVVGHIEGGSAIKKNMPVLSIKKILFYLIKNMHTGYKHSCICPTFQALHPVVY, from the coding sequence ATGGAAAGACTCTTAAATTTTATGGAAAAAAATTTTATCATTAACCAGCTTTCTCTGAATTTTTTAGGTTTCTATAAAAAGAAAAAATTAATTTCAAAATTACATCAGCAGTTAAAACTATTTTTTTTAAAAAACGAAAAACTCGAGTTTATTGTATCTGCTGAACCTGATATTTCCGTTATCTTGGTGCTTTACAATCAAGCACAATTCACTCTAGAGTGCCTACGCCTAATACAACAACAAAGAAATATATCCTATGAAATTGTTATTATTGACAATTCATCAAGTGACTTAACTCATTCCTTGTTAAGTTGCTGTCATAATGTCGTGGTCGTTAAAAACGCTCAAAATGTTGGATTTCTGCAGGCCGCTAACCAAGGGGCTCAAATTGCTAAAGGTAAAAATTTGTTGTTCCTTAATAATGACATCTGGCAATTAAATCCAGATGCTTTTGCTATTGCATTAAGTACACTAAACAGGGACAGCAACGTTGGTGCTATAGGCGGTAAAATCATTCTTCCAAATGGTTCACTCCAAGAGGCTGGCGTATTCGTGTCACAAGAAGGGATTCATCAATATGGTCGCGGAAAAAAACCTGATATTTTTGAGGTTAACTTTCAAAGACATGTGGATTACTGTTCTGGGCTATTTTTATTAACGCCCAAACATTTATTTCAAAATCTAGGCGGTTTCGATGAACGCTACAGTCCAGCCTACTGTGAGGATTGTGACTATTGCGTGAGAGTAAATCTTGCAGGATTCAAAGTGCTTTACGAGCCAAGAATAGTGGTGGGACATATTGAGGGAGGCAGTGCCATTAAAAAAAATATGCCCGTACTCTCTATAAAAAAAATATTGTTCTATTTAATAAAAAACATGCACACTGGCTACAAACATTCATGCATTTGTCCGACTTTTCAAGCTTTACATCCAGTAGTGTATTGA
- a CDS encoding glycosyltransferase family 4 protein, which yields MKLILDITRMLGTLITGRYSGIGVDRVLLAYIQNYRGNSQAFIKFGAVNCVYSQKTSTALFDYLVEVVAGNQTLKQSIITKFLMCKRNNQDLSNSIYLHIDQEPYNSTLFKQLNIPIVYMVHDLIPLYYAEYSVPKYINKHAHFIENCIHHGAGIITNSQSTLNEFRAYHKGAQKRFSHTLAAPLASGLSPETPPESRIIPEPYFVVLSTIEGRKNHLPLLHIWRYFVEHLASATPKLVLIGKRGWRCGQVLDLLDHCKQIKPFIVEEHTCSDQKLITYLHHAQALLFPTFTEGYGLPLIEALSNGTPVIASDIPVFREIAGDIPEYIHPLDTLKWMEMIEAYSKQDNFMRVSQLERIKSFKIPTWNDHFQKVTPFLQKISETYHRAPLI from the coding sequence ATGAAATTGATTCTTGATATAACAAGAATGTTAGGTACCCTAATTACAGGACGCTACTCCGGAATAGGAGTAGATAGGGTTTTGTTGGCCTATATTCAAAACTATAGGGGCAACTCACAGGCATTTATTAAGTTTGGAGCGGTTAATTGTGTTTACTCACAAAAAACTTCGACTGCTTTATTCGATTATTTAGTTGAAGTAGTGGCAGGTAATCAGACCCTTAAACAATCAATAATAACCAAGTTTTTGATGTGTAAAAGGAACAATCAGGATCTCTCTAACAGTATTTACTTACATATTGATCAAGAGCCTTATAATTCGACTCTCTTTAAACAACTAAACATTCCTATTGTGTATATGGTACACGATCTTATCCCTCTTTATTATGCAGAATATAGTGTTCCGAAATATATAAATAAACATGCTCATTTTATAGAAAACTGCATCCATCATGGGGCTGGCATTATTACTAACTCTCAAAGCACATTAAATGAATTCCGCGCCTACCATAAAGGAGCACAAAAGCGGTTTTCTCATACTCTTGCAGCGCCTCTTGCATCAGGTCTATCACCAGAGACTCCCCCTGAATCACGAATTATTCCTGAACCCTATTTTGTAGTGCTTTCAACTATAGAAGGACGAAAAAATCACCTACCCCTGTTGCATATTTGGCGATATTTCGTAGAGCACCTTGCTTCAGCGACACCCAAACTTGTTCTTATTGGAAAGAGGGGTTGGCGATGCGGACAAGTACTTGATTTATTAGATCATTGCAAACAAATAAAACCGTTTATTGTTGAAGAACACACTTGTTCGGATCAGAAGTTAATAACTTATCTCCATCACGCACAAGCATTACTTTTTCCTACCTTTACTGAAGGCTATGGCTTACCACTGATAGAAGCTCTTTCGAATGGAACACCGGTTATTGCAAGTGACATCCCCGTGTTTCGGGAAATTGCTGGCGATATTCCAGAATATATTCACCCACTCGATACGCTAAAATGGATGGAGATGATTGAAGCATACAGTAAGCAGGATAATTTCATGAGGGTATCCCAATTAGAGCGCATAAAGTCCTTTAAAATACCCACCTGGAATGATCATTTTCAAAAAGTGACTCCATTTTTACAAAAAATATCTGAAACGTATCATAGAGCTCCACTTATTTAA